The Opitutales bacterium ASA1 genome window below encodes:
- the rpsJ gene encoding 30S ribosomal protein S10, with protein MKGQRIRIRLQGFDYRVIDQSASEIVDTAKRSGARVAGPVPLPTRIEKLTVNRSPHADKKSMEQFEIRTHKRLIDIIEPTAQTVDELKKLNLPSGVDITINV; from the coding sequence ATGAAAGGCCAACGAATTCGCATCCGCCTCCAGGGTTTCGACTATCGCGTCATCGATCAGTCGGCTTCGGAAATCGTCGATACCGCCAAGCGCTCCGGCGCTCGGGTCGCCGGCCCGGTGCCCCTGCCCACCAGAATCGAAAAGCTAACCGTCAACCGCTCGCCGCACGCGGACAAGAAGTCGATGGAGCAGTTCGAGATCCGCACGCACAAGCGCCTCATCGACATCATCGAGCCCACCGCTCAAACGGTCGACGAGCTGAAGAAACTCAATCTCCCTTCGGGAGTCGATATCACCATCAACGTCTGA